The stretch of DNA tttgaagggaaggaaggaacacaaaATGACTTGAAATGAAGGTAGAGAAAAGTTAAAGCAAAGTTAGATGGAAGGGAATAACTTTGTCACCAGTTCGTAGgtgtttactgagagagagagagagagagagagagagagagagagagagagagagtgatgtatAACTTCTCCCTTTCCTACCAGATGACAACACGCAATAATAGAGAAATGAcatccgcctctctctctctctctctctctctctctctcttgatgttttattttttctggtcCTTATCATCGAGCTcttgaagaaaggagaaaagaggaggagtattagtagtagtagtaggaggaggaggaggaggaggaggaggaggaggaggaggaggaggaggaggaggaggaggaggaggagggaaatctAGTTCTAATCAACACACATTAATATTTTATCAGACACAAGGAACTCTCCATCATGATAATCAGTAAGAAcagacatctcctcctcctcctcctcctcctcctcctcctcctctttctccttctcctcctcctcctccatcattcttcttttttttcccccccctctctctctctctctccttctcttgtcgTTAATTTAGTGTTTCGtgtctctttctatatttctctatttatctttcacttCGTTATCATCCTTCGTGCgatttgttatctctctctctctctctctctctctctctctctctctctctctctctctctctctctctctctgtgactgaaatatgaggaagagagacagagagaaagggagatggagagggagaggaagagggagagagggagagaggagaggagagagagagagagagctataagtGAGAGTTAATAGTAAGAGTGAGGTAAAATaatgagaggtgagagagaacgGTGAGGTAGAAAttgtgagtgagagaaagtgagagaaagtgagagaaaagtgagagaaaagtgagtggaagtgagagaaagtgagagaaaagtgagagagtgagagaaagtgagagaaaagtgacAGAAAGTGagtggaaatgagagaaagtgagaggaaagtgagagaaagtgagtggaaatgagtgaaagtgagaaaagtgagagaaagtgagagaaaagtgagagagtgagagaaagagagtgagaggaaagtgagagaaaagtgagagaaacgtgagtggaagtgagagaaagtgagagaaaagtgagagagtgagaaaagtgagagaaaagtgacAGAAAGTgagtggaaatgagtgaaagtgagagaaaagtgagagagagtgacagaaaagtgagaaagtgagtggaaatgagtgaaagtgagtttaagtgagagaaagtgagtgaaagtgaaagaaagtgagagaaagtgtgtgaaaGTCAGAGaaaaagtgatgatggtgataagagacgagaaaaagagagaaaaggagaaagaaaataaagaaaaaaataagaaaagaagaaacaagagataatgataaatgacaaaaaaaaacagaaagagaaggaagaaaaagaataaagaataaaaaaagaaacagatattgatgatgagtgacaagaaaagaaaagaaaaaggaaaagaaaagaaaaagaaacattgataagtgacaaggatgaagagagagagagagagagagagagagagagagagagagagagagagagagagagagaaatagaagataaaaacaaaacaaacaagaagcaAGATGATAAGTgacagtaaaagagaaaaaatgaaaagaaaaagaaaataagatataaaaaacACGTGGCAGTAACCGACACACTTGACACGACACACCTGACACGACACACTTGGCACACCTGACACACCTGACACGACACACCTGACACGACACATCTGACACGACACTCCTGACacaacacacctgacacacctgacacacctgGCACGACACACCTGACACGACACATCTGACACGACACTCCTGACACGACACACCTGACACGACACACCTGATACGACACTCCTGACACACTTGACACACCTGGCACGATACACCTGACACGACACACCTGACACGACACTCCTGGCACGACACACCTGACACGACACACCTGATACGACACTCCTGACACACTTGACACACCTGGCACGATACACCTGACACGACACACCTGACACGACACTCTTGGCACGACACATCTGACACGACACACCTGATACGACACTCCTGACACACTTGACACACCTGGCACGATACACCTGACACGACACACCTGACACGACACTCCTGGCACGACACACCTGACACGACACACCTGATACGACACTCctgacacacctgacacacctgACACGACACACCTAACACGActgacacacctgacacacctgACATCTGACGCACCTGACACACCTGACACGACGCAACTGACACACCTGACACGACACACCTGACACGTGATACActtcgagataaaaaaaaaagtaacaaagagaacaaggaaaaaaaaggtaaagagatgaataataatgacacacaaataaaaaaaacacaaaaaaacgtgTCAAAGTGTCATATGAATAATAGTGATACTCTTAACACCAATGATAAAACAAcacaatagaataaaaataaaaaaaaacaagaaaaaaagacaaagagatgaATATTAatgacacacaaataaaaaaagaaaaaaacgtgtcAAAGTGTCATATGAATAATAGTGATACTCTTAATATCGATGATAAAACAGCAAGATTTAAATGTGTGTATTAAACTTACGTGAATTCCACTTAAAACATTCATACTAACTTTCATGAAGTTaaaagttagtgtttttttgccAACTACcgctacatgagagagagagagagagagagagagagagagagagagagagagagagacggacggaaagacaaaagaaagacagagacagagagagagaaaaaaataaatagaatatatggacagataaatacagaaaaaaataacacacacacacacacacacacacacacacacacacacacacacacacacacacacacacacacacacacacacacacacacacacacacacacacacacattaatcatcTCTCTGTCATCTATAA from Portunus trituberculatus isolate SZX2019 chromosome 9, ASM1759143v1, whole genome shotgun sequence encodes:
- the LOC123501491 gene encoding keratin-associated protein 5-2-like; its protein translation is MSGVSGVSVVLGVSCQVCQVCQECRIRCVVSGVSCQECRVRCVVSGVSCQVCQVCQECRIRCVVSDVSCQECRVRCVVSGVSCQVCQVCQECRIRCVVSGVSCQECRVRCVVSGVSCQVCQVCQECRIRCVVSGVSCQECRVRCVVSGVSCQVCQVCQVCCVRSVVSDVSCQVCRVRCVRCT